In Spirosoma sp. KUDC1026, the sequence CAGTTGCTGCTACGGGCGGTGCAGACGAACCATCTGGCCCACGCCCTGTTGTTCGACGGGCCGCAGGGCAGCGCTAATCTGGCGCTGGCGCTGGCGCTGGCCCAGTACGTCAATTGCGAAGACAAGCAGCCGGACGATTCCTGCGGTCGGTGCGCGTCCTGCGTGAAGATGCAGAAGCTCGTCCACCCCGACCTGCACATGGTTTTCCCAGTCGCCAATATGGCGAAGGGAAAAACGTCCGAAGCTTACCTCGCCGACTGGCGCAAATTCCTGCTCGACCAACCGTACCGGACTTTGTCGGAGTGGCTCGAAACAACAGGGGCCGATAATAAGCAGGGGAACATCTCAGCCGAAGAAGCCCGGAACATCCTGCAAAAGCTGTCACTGAAGTCGTACGAAGGAGCGTACAAGCTCATGCTGATCTGGTTGCCCGAGCTGATGAATGTTACGTCGGCCAACGCTCTGCTGAAAGTCCTGGAAGAGCCACCGGCACAGACGTTATTTTTGCTGGTAACGAACCAGTCAGACAAACTTCTGATCACGATTCTGTCCCGAACGCAGCGGGTAGCCGTATCGGCTTTTTCGGATGAGGAAGTCGCTACGTACCTGCGGCAGCATCAGAATATGGACGAAACCACCGCCCGGCGGCTAGCCTATCTGGCCGACGGCGATCTATCGGAAGCCCTGCAACGTAGTCGAACCGAAACCAGCGGGGGCGAAAGTTCGGATACGCACACCTGGTTTGCGGAGTGGATGCGCACCTGCTACCGGCAGGATTTGATTTCGCTCGTCAAACAGGCCGACCAGTTCGACGGTTTCAGCAAAGAGAAACAAAAGGGCGTGCTCGAGTACAGCCTTCGCCTGTACCGCGATCTGTTTTTGTGGCAGCAGGGAGCCAGTGCCCTGCTACGTCTGCCCGACGATGAACTGGCGTTCGTAAAAAACTTCGCCAAAGTATTGACCATCCAGCACATCGAGCGGATCGTGGCTGACCTGAACGAGGCCCTGTACCACCTCGAACGGAACGCCCGCGCTAAAATGCTGATGCTGGATATATCCTTGACATTTAGTCGATTGATTCGTTCCTAACCGGTATGACAGCCCGCGATGTATTGCCCAACCGGATTATCGGTATGACTGACCGGGTCGACTTCCCGGATCTGGGCCTGACCGACGTGCCAGCTAAAATTGATACGGGAGCGCTGACCTCGGCGCTGCATTGCCACGACGTATGGCTTGTTCAGTCCGAAACGCATTCGATCCTGCATTTCCGGACTATTGACCAGCATGGGCAGGTTTCCCGGCCCTTCACCCGGCACGAGTACAGCCAGCGGATGATCCGTAACTCATTCGGCGTGGCTGAATTACGATACGTCATCGAGTTGCGCCTTATTCTGTTCGGCGAAATTATTCAAACCGAATTTTCCCTGGCCGA encodes:
- the holB gene encoding DNA polymerase III subunit delta', which translates into the protein MLFNEIVGQDDTKQLLLRAVQTNHLAHALLFDGPQGSANLALALALAQYVNCEDKQPDDSCGRCASCVKMQKLVHPDLHMVFPVANMAKGKTSEAYLADWRKFLLDQPYRTLSEWLETTGADNKQGNISAEEARNILQKLSLKSYEGAYKLMLIWLPELMNVTSANALLKVLEEPPAQTLFLLVTNQSDKLLITILSRTQRVAVSAFSDEEVATYLRQHQNMDETTARRLAYLADGDLSEALQRSRTETSGGESSDTHTWFAEWMRTCYRQDLISLVKQADQFDGFSKEKQKGVLEYSLRLYRDLFLWQQGASALLRLPDDELAFVKNFAKVLTIQHIERIVADLNEALYHLERNARAKMLMLDISLTFSRLIRS
- a CDS encoding ATP-dependent zinc protease, yielding MTARDVLPNRIIGMTDRVDFPDLGLTDVPAKIDTGALTSALHCHDVWLVQSETHSILHFRTIDQHGQVSRPFTRHEYSQRMIRNSFGVAELRYVIELRLILFGEIIQTEFSLADRQQLRFPVLLGRRLLRNRFVVDVAQKDLSYTAKQQNRPQQKNSSTNSTDGPSA